AGCTTTGTTTTAGCAAAAACTGAAACATCCAAATATCTGGAGCAACTTTAACTGAcgtcttgtttttttgtcagatGGAAGGAGTGTTCCAATAAGAACCAATTAAGATACAGCGAGAGCATTAAGAtcctgaaggagatgaaggagctcTATGATCGCTAATTGTAGCTGCTAGCTCACCAACTCGGAACAGACTCTTTGCAGTTGAAAAATGCATCAGCTGAACCTGGAGCCTTAAATGAAACATACGTCCAATGTATTGCAATTTGTTTTTGCAAGAATCTTAAAGTTTGGAGTGTGATGTTGTCTGACGTGCTCTCTCATTAGCAGTATTTTTCAACAAAAACTTACTTGTGAATTCTCATCATTAACAAGATTAATTAAAGTTCATTTTGGTCTCTTCCactttttgtttccttgtttcaaCACATAAATGGTGGTGAATATGGCCGCAGATTAATAAATTAACGGTGGTGGACATTAGGAGATTTTTAGTTTTGCTTCATAACAGTATAGAGGAACCGTGACTCAACTTTCAGATATGCATAATAGCTTCACTATCCAAGTCAGACATCGAGCCCCATAACCAGAAATAGAATTGGGATTACTTTTTGTATGATGAAGTTAGTGTCAGTTCATAAACATTATTAAATGATATGTTATCTTGTCAAATCTACAGTGCAATCAAAGAGCTGGAAAAATAACACTGAACTATCACAATACGATCTTTAAATTACCATGCTGTCATTTATTCTCATGgacatgtcaacacagacacacacacagttgtgtctcctgGATTGCAGACGAAATTACCTtaacttacattgatttcctgaaCTTactttaaccttaaccctaaccccaatTTGCTGAagcctaacccttaccctactTGTCttctgtttaaaataaaatgatttctcTTTTTGGGGATTTGCATCCTGTCCCCATAAGGAATTCAAGTCCCCAATTCAAGACTGTGCAAACCTATTTAAGTCCCCACAACATGAACTAAACACACAATTTGCACATGAAAAACAACTTGAAACCAAATTTAGTTTTGAAAGTTATATTTTCAGCCTGGTGCAGTGAATTGTTTCACTCCCATTCAAATTCTACAGTGGTAAATTCTGTGAAGagtcacagagaggagcagaagtgTTGAATGATGGCTTTAGTTGGAAGCAACGGTCTGGTCGATCCAGCTGCGCAGGTAGGACACGCGGGCGTACACGGCAGGCGTGCGCACGTTGCAGTTGGACGTCCCCCAGGAGACGATACCCACAAGGGACCATGCGCCACTGTTCTGACAAACCAGGGGGCCACCAGAGTCGCCCtaaaatgagacaaatgtgCTTTTTAGATATATACTTCTGATGGCATACATGGGTGCAAATTATGAAAATAGTTGTATGTATATTGTGGATACTGAAATTACACTATCATGATAGATATGTGTATCTAAAACTGTATTCATCATTTCTTTGGTAATCATGACTTACATTtgttatcaaaataaatcatttctcaAATTTACAAAACTTAATTGTGAATTTGCTTTGTAAATTAATTGCTTTTGAAGAATCACTTATTTTcccctgaatgtgtgtttgaaggcTTTGAGGTGATTTGTTACCTGACAGGACGACACTCCAGAAGCACCAGCACAGATCATGGCATCAGTGATTCTGTTGTAACCCCAGTACTGTTTGCACTGAGCGGGGCTGAGCAGAGGCAGGGAAGTCTGCTGGAGGAAGCGTGGGCTTGCTGAGAACAGATAAGAAATGGACATGAGGCCCGCTGCACAAGTGAATCTTTCTCAGGGAGGTTTAGTGAATCTTTGGCAGTGCCTTGATATTTTTCAATTGCTATATTTTTCAGAGCTGTTCATACCTGCTTCATTTTATGTCTGTGTAAATGAACCCTCTATGTTTAAGACTCAGATAGTATTCGCTCACTCACAGGTTTGACCAGTCTTGCCCCATCCAGTGGTGACACACGTGGTTCCAGAGGGGATGTTGGTGCTGGAGGAGGCCAGGCACACAGGGCCCACACGGGATGTCATCTGCACTGGGGAGGACAGCCTCAGAAGGGTGATGTCATTGTTGAAGTTCTGGCCGTTGTAGTAGGGGTGAGTGATGGcctggatggagagatgagtaTAAATCATAAGCAAATACAATGTGATTTTAATTCTTTGCAGTGTAATGACACATATAACCTGTAAATGATTTATCcattacaatatattttttagagaagaaaaaagttgaAGTGTTGTATATCTTACCTTGGCAATGGACTTGACCTGAATTGGCTCACTGTTGGATTGACGATCATGTTCTCCAAGGATGACG
The DNA window shown above is from Platichthys flesus chromosome 11, fPlaFle2.1, whole genome shotgun sequence and carries:
- the LOC133964531 gene encoding chymotrypsin-like protease CTRL-1, whose amino-acid sequence is MLLFISCLALVASALGCGRPSIQPQVSGYNKIVNGENAVSGSWPWQVSLQDSRGFHFCGGSLISPYWVVTAAHCTVSPRNHRVILGEHDRQSNSEPIQVKSIAKAITHPYYNGQNFNNDITLLRLSSPVQMTSRVGPVCLASSSTNIPSGTTCVTTGWGKTGQTSSPRFLQQTSLPLLSPAQCKQYWGYNRITDAMICAGASGVSSCQGDSGGPLVCQNSGAWSLVGIVSWGTSNCNVRTPAVYARVSYLRSWIDQTVASN